A region of Nakaseomyces glabratus chromosome M, complete sequence DNA encodes the following proteins:
- the IRA1 gene encoding GTPase-activating protein IRA1 (CAGL0M09999g~Ortholog(s) have GTPase activator activity) codes for MSHFGKSGHRRFSSSGNKPDSRHVSAHHRVPPPRPPRPTTPITNATPNVLSPESGQSSAGSRGSHRQSLSNPIGKSKMTETLVYHLFFDRILPVLPVESTLTTYREVESDQFFISCRGVIMNVALSRDLNPVIDYSLQLIESLTESRELISDEINEDVAQSVLVLLRLLSDTLEFCWESKESPEDKVKDEPSFENIPIDDNKEYVNMGEQARAGNMFTGSTIGYSTHKPGFHRVPPPQIDSTLATRLLSVCTRLKYNTRTLRVLKNMSKNLYGNGTITYSSVLPKFQAWLKYHNYPKYTETVDLTIDYILRFIAAANPADYDKYVDSKVTNPLLISHTLTELGIVKYLDFFGCVFLTPENVGPFLETLRHLSGFMKRTIFHSLLLYYSSKAFLFWILSRPNEYVQLYYALQNLDSSKSNTFHQGNSNSSIATIPYCVSVLFDDIYSTFNVSSLLTNIYDTRGHNGSTTQPVETEQSQATSPGSTNPVLFSPTLTSNDGIITSPTMGSNQIASPLSPLPMSLDFNSRTQAQGFPLEETASIHSSKRSYNIDESVYSTMGSTHSNINTPTTNASFTHPNEDEIPTSGSGHLQYVLELFSNYEETELSSHTSILRFLLSLILLDTDVFTDINAMTFRYIPDTSKIIQQYSQKQGTRDAGAGTHMQNDDPSKEKEKNQSIKQITHGLKKLTNLSSSKKKTVKFITMLIRNLNGAQMVSDVSLVDSLKTLVALVTLTSSISLIDSNLPSVLFAKRIFSILGHNLDVGKNWESKTNGFIASCTERNPISHRRLQLEFFAAAIQLDSDKLLSHIHLERELAGLNLRRLLLYTEGFKVFFNLLSSDVLRKKVALSSSNFLKSLFCIIADILLKAFPYFDAKVTSIVSSILDGSILEKYDTIKTLAGLEPSNPPVLDRTDSSVKLKLQKKITNWDVHEVLPTLSAVSSSSDINLSDTGKSIAESTERRSNTSTPAHTSTPANLTHNPLSTIASPPSTPGSIGNYRNNPGMNVLSPHARRLQNVKIDSPQVEGERTRQSPYYFGATSTGEYSNQSVSHSSLPKTTRSSGSQEKSRRSSDDKNKPQLKMQDSDDVIVLKTNENDDARRIMINIFSIFKKMTNYFILPHDQNLNTIWVSKDFRNIMKPIFVAIIDTDTRLQTTAQSFMDVLIRYISKFSSDITARSLNEHYLLCNYTITLFAASLFDLKLDNKKREIILRIVVKFLNVKSDLSRIAAQKDLQYALYSTELVTFPLLTATVGGGLFISLYCNKGEIPRLLKKGFGEFLFAINCYEKHVGEIDRTCIYNLGFIVAMSRDNYAASGSVAFQRRLRNKILHHIKRPDTILLDAMDVIYRKWSSYMRKENITQEELIDFRSLAGILASMSGILLSFGETSTDNVPHLFEFRGDLIKKMDYFVFKQCQWLNNPDLLTRENSRDILSMELHPLSFNILFDNLRIKIEELRSVNLSQKVHESSFVLLEQIITIVRTVLNRDDDERIMLLFSIRVVSTIDQLSDLVEKIPHSSVKYYKAIIQMAKLFRAIQHSEISLGIKNHFYLKNKWLKLLTNWFKVTISIDYDFDNLSKPLREMDLKKRDLDFLYIDTAIETSKAVAYLTENVPLDIPPSASKDELERASTIVFGNYFTIFLKGLEKSTDIQRFPVSLKHKITILNENVILSLTNLSNANVDASLQFTLPMGYSKDKNIRIAFLKVFINIVTNYPKLKVESERKKLYAVDQLVQYLIEHPHLAFQAGIICPASDVDAFVAGLVNGFDSRNASHILVTQLIKDEIDRASRYADVLRRNSCATRALSLYARSKGQSYLVRTLKPVLDEFFESRDSFEIEKILPDDPEAEKNVDMFIHYMSKLINAITESVDYFPPELINICQTIFHSVKEKFPDYSFIAVGSFVFLRFLGPAIVSPDAENIILISQTRDKRPLITLAKVLQNMANGSENLTRWPILNKKLDIFKDFSNRIFEFLSKICTIDSKPNIEIRRDPEPYYFEFNFLHKFLYEHELEIRKMIVESLVSLDDFDYVRKTFLFVDDIMGVLGRPKVELKNEIPPYIVEHMEENPHLYEFMNRNAFKNVSLGDEYEPFMHESMSLDGLPIITITFRKFEAENIEVDAIVYRTIQVYSKMWMTKHYLVLDCTGSDSIDMNYNKLTSLFFSLLPDIAIENCIGAIYFNVSENFMNQWVNVLRGDNPYLVAQVPHHFINSSSDQEQVKTLGLTGKGADVVQDTRVSLHDISLYHEDTKNLENVSLKIGNRYIQILHEATKQYKLHALNQILNIPFNDVYEIVDLATVGVSSITGLPNEFTINFINGKRLVLVSKKYLEIVKMFNYAQLKIEDEYGTESQNRELTSTHEESYVKESQEIICHLSLVILNGLFNDDNEVKNISYNLLVVTQNAFNLNFGSRFQKAPEVYVPDNTTTFLSTIARALAESSPELTLHMWTYFLEGLENDVIPHEHIPTIICCLSYWVPNLYRYVYLVDEEEGANNLSKIIRSLIQLTVKDPDFTTVYLQQIWFLLVLDDRLTSVTVEEFVTHALDRDSESRDWKKAVSLLTAFPTVEVACQVIGKLMDIIKSFLPSLKMEVSTHSWSELEILVRISVSLFFESPLLTQMCLPEVLFIISLLIDIGPTHIRYCLHELLMNICHSLMINSSLPKENSERLDGICAVFARQKLNFMSGFSQEKGRILPNFSASSFSSKFGTLDHFVTNVFKLMEYGSTSEAAQWKTKYKKYLLGCVFNHESFLSARAIMILGIIGKIDTNEILCRDLLAETMKIFAEPVVTDEQLFVGISHIFTYSKIVAGLDPAGQMLPRMFWLATVFVESPHPILFEGGLQFLINCLKHLYEYHYKINNTEKLISELLIESRSFASELLEELEGYTDCLWTKDNFEHLILGFITRGLSLAVLRGVALDCLMTAFKYSFREHQMIPRTSHHLNYLFLLYLVSNQETFLNLLDSVGFESDYIELDDNIKIPRALVEWISSDNECSNITLYQGALLFASPASDEPSKLRFELLTRYLLGISPKCVFRYYFVTRQELRRISSLEQQSDSSTIAFEIAGMLVMHDDFDILDIYNKDSVQLLKSRGLFSLTKVNIFGRSFEDIMNSLQENSDQIYNRKRLTTLIISKIIYQSQLTL; via the coding sequence ATGTCACATTTTGGTAAAAGTGGACATAGGAGGTTCAGCAGTAGTGGGAACAAACCAGATTCGAGGCATGTATCAGCTCATCATAGAgtaccaccaccaaggCCTCCCCGCCCGACTACTCCAATTACGAATGCAACCCCGAACGTCCTATCACCGGAATCAGGTCAATCAAGCGCAGGTTCGAGGGGTTCGCACAGGCAAAGCCTCAGCAATCCAATAGGTAAATCTAAAATGACTGAAACATTGGTCTACCACCTATTTTTTGATCGAATATTACCAGTGCTACCGGTTGAATCTACATTAACGACTTATAGAGAAGTAGAGAGCGATcagtttttcatttcatgCAGGGGCGTGATTATGAATGTAGCCTTATCCAGAGATTTGAATCCTGTCATCGATTATTCATTACAACTCATAGAATCTCTGACCGAAAGTAGAGAACTAATATCGGATGAAATTAATGAGGATGTTGCGCAGTCTGTATTGGTCCTCCTTAGACTTTTAAGTGATACGTTGGAATTTTGCTGGGAATCTAAGGAAAGTCCAGAAGATAAAGTTAAAGATGAGCCAAGTTTTGAGAATATACCAATAGATGATAACAAAGAGTATGTGAATATGGGGGAACAGGCGAGAGCTGGTAATATGTTTACAGGATCTACTATCGGTTACTCGACACATAAACCAGGCTTTCACAGAGTTCCACCTCCACAAATTGATTCTACCTTGGCTACAAGATTGCTAAGTGTATGTACGAGGTTAAAATATAACACAAGAACACTAAGAGTATTAAAAAACATGTCCAAAAATTTGTATGGCAATGGTACAATAACTTATTCCAGCGTCTTACCAAAATTCCAAGCTTGGTTGAAATACCATAACTACCCTAAATATACAGAAACTGTTGATTTAACAATTGACTACATTCTAAGATTCATAGCTGCTGCAAATCCAGCAGATTATGATAAATATGTAGACTCTAAAGTGACGAATCCACTTTTGATATCACATACATTAACGGAGCTAGGCATAGTAAAGTACCTTGATTTCTTTGGATGTGTATTTTTAACGCCAGAAAATGTGGGCCCATTTTTGGAGACACTGCGACATCTATCAGGATTTATGAAACGAACAATTTTTCACTCGTTACTGTTGTATTATTCTTCTAAGgcatttttattttggaTTTTATCAAGACCTAATGAATATGTCCAACTATATTACGCCTTACAAAATCTGGACAGCTCCAAATCGAATACCTTCCACCAAGGGAACAGCAATAGTTCCATAGCGACGATTCCTTACTGTGTTTCAGTATTATTCGATGATATTTATTCTACATTCAATGTCTCATCATTATTGACTAATATATACGACACGAGGGGCCATAACGGATCAACAACACAGCCAGTTGAAACAGAACAAAGCCAAGCCACATCTCCAGGAAGTACAAATCCGGTATTATTTTCCCCTACACTGACTAGTAACGACGGCATTATAACATCCCCTACAATGGGTAGTAATCAAATCGCGTCCCCTTTATCACCACTCCCAATGTCACTAGATTTTAATTCTAGGACACAAGCGCAAGGATTTCCATTAGAAGAAACAGCCTCTATACATTCTAGTAAAAGGTCATACAACATCGACGAATCCGTTTACAGTACTATGGGTTCGACACattcaaatattaataCTCCGACAACAAATGCTAGTTTCACACATCCCAACGAGGATGAAATACCGACGTCTGGTTCAGGACATTTACAGTATGTGTTGGAGCTATTCTCAAACTATGAAGAAACAGAACTATCTTCCCATACTTCTATTCTAAGGTTTTTACTTTCACTAATACTGTTGGATACGGATGTCTTTACTGATATTAATGCCATGACTTTCAGGTATATTCCTGATACTTCGAAAATTATACAACAATACTCACAAAAACAAGGAACTAGAGATGCAGGTGCTGGTACACATATGCAAAATGATGAtccttcaaaagaaaaagaaaaaaatcagaGTATAAAACAGATTACTCATGGCTTAAAGAAATTAACTAACCTATCCTCATCCAAAAAGAAGACAGTAAAGTTTATAACAATGCTGATAAGGAATTTAAATGGTGCACAAATGGTTTCTGATGTCTCACTAGTAGATTCGCTTAAAACATTAGTTGCTTTGGTTACATTAACCTCCTCTATTTCGTTAATTGATTCAAATCTGCCTTCGGTTTTGTTTGCCAAGAGAATATTTTCTATCCTTGGACATAATCTAGATGTAGGGAAAAATTGGGAGTCTAAGACGAATGGCTTTATTGCATCTTGTACTGAAAGAAATCCAATTAGCCATAGGAGACTTCAACTAGAATTTTTTGCAGCAGCAATACAACTAGATTCTGATAAGCTTCTTTCTCATATTCACCTGGAAAGGGAACTGGCCGGTTTAAATCTAAGGAGACTCCTTCTATATACTGAAGGTTTTAAAGTGTTTTTTAATTTACTAAGTTCTGATGTTTTACGGAAGAAAGTAGCACTATCAAGTagcaattttttaaaatccTTGTTTTGCATTATTGCAGACATTTTACTGAAAGCTTTCCCATACTTTGATGCAAAGGTAACATCTATtgtttcatcaattttagATGGCTCCATTTTAGAGAAATATGATACCATAAAGACGCTAGCAGGTTTAGAACCTTCTAATCCACCTGTTCTAGATAGGACTGATTCAAGCGTTAAGTTGAAACTTCAGAAGAAAATCACAAATTGGGATGTGCACGAAGTTTTACCTACCTTGTCTGCtgtatcatcatcatctgataTAAATCTTTCTGATACTGGTAAGAGCATTGCAGAATCTACAGAACGGAGATCAAACACCTCAACGCCTGCCCACACCTCAACGCCCGCAAATCTAACTCATAATCCGTTATCTACAATTGCTTCACCACCCTCGACACCAGGTTCAATTGGTAATTACAGGAATAATCCAGGAATGAACGTATTAAGTCCACATGCACGTAGGCTTCAAAATGTAAAGATTGATTCTCCACAAGTAGAGGGTGAAAGAACTCGACAAAGCCCGTATTATTTTGGAGCAACTAGTACAGGTGAATATTCAAACCAATCCGTTTCACATTCATCGTTACCAAAAACCACTCGATCTTCAGGAAGTCAAGAGAAATCCAGGAGATCATCGgatgataaaaataaaccACAACTAAAAATGCAAGACTCTGATGATGTAATTGTATTGAAAACGAATGAGAATGATGACGCCCGCAGGATTAtgattaatattttcagcatttttaaaaaaatgacTAATTACTTTATCCTCCCTCATGATCAGAATCTAAACACTATTTGGGTTTCTAAAGATTTCAGAAACATCATGAAACCAATCTTTGTTGCCATAATTGACACAGATACTAGACTACAAACTACAGCACAATCATTTATGGATGTACTAATAAGATACATATCGAAATTCTCAAGTGATATCACTGCCAGAAGCTTGAACGAGCACTACTTGTTATGCAACTACACAATTACATTATTTGCCGCTTCACTTTTTGATCTAAAACttgataataaaaagagAGAGATAATTTTAAGGATTGTAGTAAAGTTTTTGAACGTGAAATCTGATTTATCAAGAATAGCGGCTCAAAAAGATCTTCAATATGCACTTTATTCTACTGAGCTTGTAACATTCCCGTTGTTGACAGCTACTGTTGGAGGAGGGCTATTTATCTCCTTATACTGCAATAAAGGAGAAATTCCAAGATTATTAAAAAAGGGTTTTGGGGAGTTTTTGTTTGCTATCAACTGCTATGAGAAACATGTCGGGGAAATTGATAGGACTTGTATATACAACCTTGGATTTATTGTTGCTATGTCAAGGGATAATTATGCCGCATCTGGATCGGTCGCATTTCAGAGACGtttaagaaataaaatCTTACATCACATCAAAAGACCAGACACTATTCTTCTTGATGCCATGGATGTTATTTACCGAAAGTGGTCTAGTTATATGAGGAAAGAAAACATAACTCAGGAAGAACTAATAGATTTTAGAAGCTTGGCTGGTATACTGGCCAGTATGTCAGGTATATTGCTTTCTTTTGGAGAAACAAGCACAGATAACGTCCCtcatttatttgaattcaGAGGGGACcttatcaaaaaaatggatTACTTTGTTTTTAAGCAATGCCAGTGGCTGAATAATCCTGATTTGCTTACCCGAGAGAACTCTAGAGATATTCTAAGCATGGAACTACATCCCTTATCATTTAATATTCTGTTTGATAACCTAAGAATTAAGATTGAGGAATTAAGATCCGTAAATCTTTCACAAAAAGTTCATGAATCTTCATTTGTTTTACTAGAGCAAATCATAACTATTGTCAGAACTGTCCTGAATAGGGATGATGATGAACGCATCATGcttttgttttctattAGAGTTGTATCAACCATTGATCAATTGAGTGATCTAGTTGAAAAAATACCTCATAGCTCTGTGAAATACTATAAAGCCATTATTCAGATGGCTAAATTATTTAGAGCAATCCAGCATTCTGAAATTAGTCTAGGGATAAAGAACCACTTTTACCTGAAGAATAAATGGTTGAAATTACTTACAAACTGGTTTAAGGTTACTATTTCTATTGATTACGATTTTGATAATCTGTCCAAACCTCTAAGGGAAATGgatttaaagaaaagagatCTCGACTTCCTGTACATTGATACTGCTATCGAAACATCTAAAGCTGTTGCGTACTTAACCGAAAATGTGCCACTGGATATTCCACCTTCTGCCTCCAAGGACGAACTTGAGAGAGCAAGTACAATAGTGTTTGGTAACTACTTTACCATATTCTTAAAGGGTCTAGAGAAGAGTACCGATATTCAGAGATTCCCAGTATCCCTCAAACACAAAATAACTATCTTAAATGAAAATGTCATTTTATCATTGACGAACCTTTCAAATGCTAACGTAGATGCTAGTTTGCAATTCACATTACCGATGGGTTACTCTAAAGACAAGAACATAAGAATTgcatttttgaaagttttCATTAACATTGTGACAAACTACCCGAAATTAAAAGTTGAATCAGAGCGGAAGAAGCTTTATGCAGTAGATCAACTGGTTCAATACCTCATTGAACATCCACATTTGGCTTTCCAAGCAGGTATAATATGTCCTGCCAGTGATGTAGATGCTTTTGTCGCTGGACTGGTCAATGGTTTTGATTCTAGAAATGCTTCACACATATTGGTGACACAATTGATTAAAGATGAAATAGATAGGGCGTCGAGATATGCCGATGTCTTGAGAAGAAATAGCTGTGCAACTAGGGCACTTTCTTTGTATGCCAGATCTAAGGGACAAAGCTATCTGGTGAGAACCTTGAAACCTGTTTTGGATGAATTTTTCGAAAGTCGTGATAGCTTTGAGATAGAAAAGATACTACCCGATGATCCAGAGGCAGAAAAGAACGTCGACATGTTTATACACTACATGAGCAAGTTGATTAATGCTATAACAGAATCTGTGGATTACTTTCCACCAGAATTAATTAATATCTGCCAAACTATCTTTCATTCGGTAAAGGAAAAATTCCCTGATTATTCATTCATTGCTGTTGGGTCCTTCGTATTTTTGAGATTTTTAGGCCCTGCTATAGTCAGTCCTGATGCCGAGAATATTATTCTGATTTCCCAAACAAGAGATAAGAGGCCTTTAATAACACTTGCTAAGGTCCTACAAAATATGGCTAATGGCTCTGAAAACCTAACTAGATGGCCTATATTGAACAAAAAGTTAGACATTTTTAAGGACTTTAGCAACCGCATATTTGAATTcttatcaaaaatttgtaCTATTGACTCCAAACCGAATATAGAAATTAGAAGAGACCCTGAGCcgtattattttgaatttaatTTCTTACACAAGTTTTTATATGAACACGAGTTGGAAATTAGAAAAATGATTGTGGAGAGCTTAGTCTCTTTAGATGACTTTGATTATGTTCGTAAAACATTCCTATttgttgatgatattatgGGTGTTCTAGGTAGACCAAAAGTTGAATTAAAGAATGAGATACCTCCTTATATAGTGGAGCATATGGAAGAAAATCCACATTTATACGAGTTTATGAATAGGAACGCGTTCAAGAATGTATCATTAGGTGATGAATATGAGCCATTTATGCATGAGTCTATGTCATTGGATGGTTTGCCAATAATCACTATTACATTTCGTAAGTTTGAAGCAGAGAATATTGAGGTCGACGCCATCGTTTACAGGACTATACAGGTTTATTCCAAAATGTGGATGACAAAGCATTATCTGGTGCTAGATTGTACCGGCAGTGATTCTATAGACATGAACTACAATAAATTAACGTCTTTGTTCTTCAGTCTATTACCTGATATAGCTATTGAAAACTGTATTGGTGCTATCTATTTCAATGTTAGCGAGAATTTCATGAATCAATGGGTTAATGTTTTGAGAGGTGATAATCCCTATCTCGTTGCACAAGTTCCTCAtcatttcatcaatagcAGTTCTGACCAAGAACAAGTAAAAACACTAGGCCTGACGGGAAAAGGCGCTGATGTGGTACAAGATACAAGAGTCTCCCTGCATGATATATCTTTATACCATGAAGATACTAAAAATCTAGAGAATGTTTCATTGAAAATTGGTAATAGGTATATCCAAATTCTACATGAAGCAACCAAACAATATAAACTGCACGCACTAAAccaaattttgaatattcCTTTTAATGATGTCTATGAAATTGTGGATTTAGCGACAGTTGGTGTTTCTTCAATTACTGGTCTACCAAACGAATTCACaataaattttataaaCGGTAAGAGACTGGTTTTAGTTAGTAaaaaatatcttgaaaTTGTTAAAATGTTCAACTATGCACAACTTAAAATCGAAGATGAGTATGGTACTGAGAGTCAAAACCGTGAATTGACTAGCACTCATGAAGAATCGTATGTTAAAGAGAGTCAAGAAATTATTTGCCACCTGTCTTTAGTCATCTTGAATGGGTTGTTTAACGACGATAATGAGGTTAAGAATATATCTTACAATTTACTAGTTGTAACACAGAATGCTTTCAACCTAAACTTTGGAAGCAGATTTCAAAAAGCACCTGAAGTGTATGTTCCAGATAATACTACCACCTTCTTGTCCACTATTGCTAGAGCTCTAGCAGAATCTTCACCTGAACTGACGCTACACATGTGGACTTACTTCCTAGAAGGCTTGGAAAATGATGTTATACCTCATGAACATATACCTACAATAATTTGCTGTCTATCATACTGGGTGCCTAACCTCTATAGATATGTCTATTTggttgatgaagaagaaggtgcaaacaatttatcaaaaataataagatCCTTAATCCAGCTGACTGTAAAAGACCCTGATTTTACTACAGTTTATTTACAGCAAATCTGGTTTTTGCTTGTATTGGATGACCGTTTAACATCGGTAACAGTAGAAGAATTTGTCACTCATGCTTTAGACAGAGATTCTGAAAGTAGAGATTGGAAAAAGGCTGTATCCCTATTGACAGCTTTCCCAACTGTTGAAGTCGCGTGCCAAGTTATTGGGAAGCTAATGGATATAATAAAGTCCTTTTTACCATCATTAAAAATGGAGGTGTCTACTCACAGTTGGTCTGAGCTAGAAATTCTTGTAAGGATTAGTGTTTCCCTATTTTTTGAATCACCTTTATTAACGCAAATGTGTCTTCCTGAAGTACTATTCATAATATCACTTTTAATTGATATTGGTCCCACGCACATCAGATACTGTCTACATGAACTATTAATGAATATTTGCCATTCTCTGATGATTAATTCATCTTTACCAAAAGAAAACTCTGAGAGGCTCGATGGCATATGTGCTGTTTTTGCAAGACAAAAGCTAAATTTCATGTCTGGTTTTAGTCAGGAGAAGGGCCGTATACTTCCAAATTTCAGTGCTTCTTCATTCTCGAGCAAATTTGGAACCCTTGACCATTTTGTTACGAATGTTTTCAAACTTATGGAATATGGATCTACATCTGAAGCTGCGCAGTGGAAAACTAAATATAAGAAGTATTTGTTGGGTTGTGTATTCAACCACGAGTCTTTTCTGTCAGCTAGAGCTATCATGATTCTCGGTATTATTGGGAAGATAGATACCAATGAAATTTTGTGCAGAGATCTTTTAGCCgaaacaatgaaaatcTTTGCTGAACCAGTTGTCACTGATGAACAGCTATTTGTTGGTATTTCACACATCTTTACCTACAGTAAAATTGTCGCTGGTCTAGATCCTGCTGGTCAAATGCTGCCAAGAATGTTTTGGTTAGCAACAGTTTTTGTTGAATCACCTCATCCGATTTTGTTTGAAGGAGGATTGCAATTCTTGATAAATTGCCTCAAACATTTATACGAGTATCACtataaaatcaataatacaGAGAAGCTAATTTCTGAACTTTTAATAGAGTCGAGGAGCTTTGCATCAGAATTACTAGAAGAACTAGAAGGCTATACTGATTGCTTGTGGACAAAAGATAATTTTGAACATTTAATTCTTGGTTTTATAACCAGGGGATTATCTTTAGCTGTCTTAAGAGGTGTCGCTCTCGATTGCCTGATGACAGCTTTTAAATATTCCTTCAGAGAACATCAAATGATCCCTAGGACTAGTCACCACTTAAACTATCTGTTTCTGCTATATTTGGTCTCCAACCAGGAAACCTTTCTAAATCTCTTGGACAGCGTAGGCTTCGAGAGTGATTATATTGAACTAGATGACAATATTAAGATACCCAGAGCTCTAGTGGAATGGATCAGTTCAGATAATGAATGTTCAAACATAACATTGTATCAAGGTGCTCTTTTATTTGCTAGTCCTGCTTCAGATGAGCCAAGTAAGTTGAGATTCGAGCTGCTGACAAGGTATCTTCTAGGTATCAGCCCCAAATGTGTTTTCcgttattattttgttacTAGACAAGAGCTAAGAAGAATTTCATCACTTGAGCAACAATCTGACTCTAGTACCATTGCTTTTGAAATAGCTGGTATGCTGGTAATGCATGATGATTTCGATATTTTGGATATATACAACAAAGATTCAGTACAGCTTCTGAAATCAAGAGGTTTATTCTCTTTGACTAAGGTGAACATATTTGGTCGTAGCTTCGAGGATATCATGAACTCGTTACAGGAAAATTCTGACCAAATTTACAACCGTAAGAGATTGACAACCCTAATTATCTCTAAAATCATTTACCAATCCCAATTAACTttataa
- a CDS encoding uncharacterized protein (CAGL0M10021g~Protein of unknown function): MDDQTRLRVFEPLDCNSFVSATPNSTHLSKLSVQTPTTSSFIRNPYERDQTALENQSGSELLRWKYDQREFMFNSNSTPSKNSNSQTEKYEFPITEKLVKNKNPGCKRRTNQLIGAKPSRPSGLQNVTSKLELLDETHFTSLPIPAPKGTKIDNSAILSDIIDDNSDDIITADDSVILPSKRSFRTPANEIKVHNNGNKRYISYKYSNRYPERESSPSEQMISSGKDTHPIVIVEDYLLSDSERSFTESTRKRKRYNSNNDGLKPKLSLHNLKTKIRSSNTDHLPVKKKVHYLKECSTVDSSTNEENEAGSSKCIKEVLNEFLPPKSNSADCDLYISNLLSKGTNELKRCVICEKILYEVSSLLYKENDFKELVCGSCTEKYETIAKLLEGCELESTFEYSLDSSSFEANTLDSSLIQSSHTVCREVTPPHNSSLQHMRRDSFSEDLIKALQSQLIKNSKQIPENSIFPNKALSWFIDARRKLRWRWRVSGLLPEFTINNNNE, from the coding sequence ATGGATGACCAGACTAGATTAAGAGTGTTTGAACCCCTCGATTGTAACTCCTTTGTCAGTGCGACTCCCAATTCCACGCATTTGAGTAAACTATCAGTTCAAACACCGACAACATCTTCATTTATCAGGAATCCGTATGAACGGGACCAGACAGCATTAGAAAATCAGAGTGGATCAGAATTATTAAGGTGGAAATATGATCAACGAGAATTTATGTTTAATAGTAATAGTACACCATCAAAAAACTCTAACTCTCAAAcagaaaaatatgaattCCCAATCACAGAAAAATTGgtaaaaaacaaaaatccAGGATGTAAGAGAAGAACAAACCAACTTATAGGAGCCAAACCAAGCCGGCCATCAGGATTGCAAAACGTTACATCTAAGTTAGAACTGTTAGATGAAACCCATTTCACGAGCTTACCGATCCCTGCTCCAAAAGGTACTAAAATTGACAATAGCGCTATCCTTAGTGACATAATTGATGATAATTCTGACGATATAATAACAGCCGATGACTCCGTTATTCTGCCTAGCAAGAGGTCGTTCAGGACACCAGCCAATGAGATTAAGGTGCACAATAATGGCAACAAAAGATACATAAGCTATAAATATAGTAACAGATATCCCGAACGAGAATCCAGTCCATCTGAGCAAATGATATCATCAGGAAAGGACACACATcctattgttattgtagAAGACTACCTCCTATCAGACAGTGAAAGATCATTTACCGAAAGTACGcggaagaggaagagatacaattcaaataatgacGGATTAAAGCCAAAATTGTCATTACACAATTtaaaaaccaaaataaGAAGCTCGAATACCGATCATTTACctgtaaaaaaaaaagtacaCTACCTGAAAGAATGCTCTACAGTCGATAGCTCTACgaatgaagaaaatgaggCAGGATCCTCAAAATGCATAAAAGAAGTTCTAAATGAATTCCTACCACCCAAATCTAATTCCGCAGATTGTGACCTATACATATCCAATCTTCTCTCAAAAGGCACTAATGAACTGAAAAGATGTGTCATCTGcgagaaaatattatatgaAGTGAGTTCCTTATTATACAAAGAGAATGACTTTAAAGAATTGGTCTGTGGAAGCTGTACCGAGAAGTATGAAACAATTGCAAAACTGTTGGAAGGCTGTGAACTCGAAAGTACTTTTGAGTATTCTTTAGATTCGTCATCATTTGAAGCAAATACGCTTGACTCATCACTTATACAATCCAGTCATACTGTTTGTCGAGAAGTCACTCCACCACATAACTCGAGCCTCCAACATATGAGGAGAGACTCTTTCTCTGAGGATCTGATAAAAGCTCTGCAATCGCAACTAATTAAAAATAGTAAACAGATACCAGAGAATAGTATTTTTCCCAACAAAGCTCTTAGCTGGTTCATTGATGCTAGAAGGAAACTACGCTGGAGATGGAGGGTAAGTGGGTTGCTACCAGAATTCActattaataataacaatgaataa